Proteins from a genomic interval of Colletotrichum higginsianum IMI 349063 chromosome 6, whole genome shotgun sequence:
- a CDS encoding Nuclear pore complex subunit nup133 → MFSPSMSEGGPATATRSRRRQRPASNESLAQQPKAKRQRVPLTEQTFVNPDVSARTGPDMYEVKADKVATLDVRQDGIENQNPITPTPRKELSVRAKKPKGGDRPTKGDGSVVLTTNNAYTVSKLPALPDRIRADASAQQHGDIFSNRYALSLSHTHAIVWPYTDPSQSPETFTFTLPYLSKHSSEPLPLGCLVSPSASSTEPGLVVVMPVSGKIAYWESITSAATLDFIRQQRHGVEGSISGMFSGEKVIQITNAESAGFVLAFSSGRLAYMNVRDGHGRPTISVQFLRTSLGSTNGGIFGSIRHALTQSVGRGDIAAVRAERTTRVGERNVVAATLKGRLHAWKIHRGGHHETIVEADMQEEIVEAVREVDTSATDFHPETFEVVDLAFVPKGLEAKYRGMSRLSDAMASDDVNLQHLLLLVSLSKKKESHYSLVEVILSPASAQVGMVRPISSYKTRFSPANPVQSTRPRLYLPRPALVAFLVFDKAIVLASIGVPPDSPDAQLQKDNHIIPPTYEDVINFSDNNQSEILGSGFEEPQTTIAGHDESRSRQKTKNPAVVLMVRGTGIVRLTTTDVDKFGSDRPPKVTPKSKLEQAVFFGNKQDTPLIFDVRKGVQFSDMQMAEAALQLSQEIMSSSTPHISSLPASLEDNLSTRCLALERLMQHLKTTKVNLDRRTRWLLLSHAEKMIVSTALWKRHEAFTNERPANDKKDLIAEIVEFIHQDEKTNPNRSAGEVDRVRHWFVHDVDKLEIFIAWAYEVIKYMYKDHIMDDVHITRLMHEAQQVNLVALMTALEYRQKKLAFYGLEDEEMDFGIVRENHEGLPEPWTGCHYIGNNLKRLLELCHTWLEQYYPPKEKTKDKSKQPDPVLLEKINSEIANLTDLYLVSLLEASRWNAAQQDAKAQKWSDHLAKLYDADRNDKVLALLRLGKWDESISIAEKHRCWKALALAMIEQINSLRSEATVSRSQAESRELAKKAEAKEERIGEYFDKYGEAFAFPTYDILLDNAGVQALLDFQYDNHGFRTTFLRQRPELAKISWINDIQAEDDIASAAETLLDLGFTREQQVWNKKIELSLGKLALMAESQKPPVSDLFGFKHAKVETDTSPEDKFEAIDSQLCLIRIQDELYAQVFPSVQTAVDASAELQLAMENHCLHLPKKQKALIQLFENSMRQLLRHEALDVMSLIDLLTLISLSPETAADIADPFYLALLAASHALQGEELKMAKRLIWRRCFIRDDWTKINDTQLKDDSVVEEKLARTTLFSAFVSCYQYRKFCQTPSSYSCSSTHSAAETLEDPFQPTRPSDALGAYVEGLDSRFASMEKSYRDKLLDAMRWEDSVLIKYIDKARLEEWTRTTAETAEATVAQSVDEATRVATEEASDEHTNGKTNGVN, encoded by the exons acggccacgcGAAGCAGGAGAAGACAGCGACCGGCCAGCAACGAAAGCCTTGCACAACAGCCCAAGGCGAAGCGCCAGCGTGTTCCTTTGACGGAGCAGACATTCGTTAATCCTGATGTCTCCGCGCGTACGGGGCCCGATATGTACGAAgtcaaggccgacaaggtcgCGACGCTCGACGTGCGGCAAGACGGCATCGAAAACCAGAACCCCATCACGCCCACCCCGAGGAAGGAGCTCAGCGTGCGCGCGAAGAAGCCCAAAGGAGGAGACAGGCCAACCAAGGGCGATGGAAGCGTTGTTTTG ACGACGAACAATGCTTACACCGTGAGCAAACTGCCTGCGCTGCCAGACCGTATCCGTGCAGATGCTTCAG CCCAGCAACACGGCGACATCTTCTCGAACCGTTACGCCCTCAGTCTCAGCCATACCCACGCGATCGTTTGGCCGTACACGGACCCTTCTCAGTCCCCCGAAACCTTCACCTTCACCCTCCCTTATCTTTCAAAACACTCATCGGAGCCCCTGCCGCTGGGCTGTCTGGTGTCGCCGTCAGCTTCGTCGACTGAGCCCGGACTGGTTGTTGTTATGCCCGTCAGCGGTAAGATCGCGTACTGGGAATCTATCACGAGCGCCGCCACTTTAGACTTCATCCGCCAACAACGCCACGGTGTCGAGGGTTCAATATCGGGCATGTTCTCTGGCGAGAAGGTCATCCAAATCACCAACGCCGAGTCTGCCGGCTTCGTCCTCGCCTTTAGCAGCGGTCGACTTGCCTACATGAATGTCCGAGACGGCCACGGCAGACCCACCATTTCGGTTCAGTTCCTCCGCACGAGCCTAGGTTCTACAAACGGAGGAATTTTCGGCAGCATCCGCCATGCGCTGACACAAAGCGTGGGACGCGGAGATATTGCCGCTGTCCGGGCGGAACGCACTACTCGGGTTGGCGAACGAAACGTTGTCGCCGCTACCCTCAAGGGCAGGCTGCATGCGTGGAAGATCCATCGCGGAGGACATCACGAGACCATTGTGGAGGCAGACATGCAGGAAGAGATTGTTGAGGCCGTCCGTGAAGTTGACACTTCGGCGACCGATTTCCACCCCGAGACCTTCGAAGTGGTTGACCTAGCGTTCGTACCCAAGGGGCTGGAAGCCAAGTACCGGGGCATGAGCAGGCTCAGCGACGCCATGGCCTCGGACGACGTCAACTTGCAGCATCTTCTACTGCTTGTCAGCCTCAGTAAGAAGAAGGAGTCGCATTACTCCTTGGTCGAGGTCATCCTATCGCCGGCTTCCGCTCAAGTTGGTATGGTCCGTCCGATTTCCTCCTATAAAACGCGCTTCAGTCCTGCAAATCCAGTACAATCTACTCGCCCTCGTTTGTACCTTCCTCGACCGGCCCTTGTGGCATTCCTTGTCTTCGACAAGGCCATCGTTCTGGCATCCATTGGTGTCCCCCCGGACTCGCCTGATGCCCAACTACAAAAAGACAACCATATCATTCCTCCCACTTACGAGGACGTGATCAACTTCTCCGACAATAATCAGTCGGAGATTCTCGGCTCGGGCTTCGAGGAGCCCCAGACAACCATTGCTGGTCACGATGAATCTAGAAGTCGGCAAAAGACCAAGAATCCCGCAGTTGTCTTGATGGTCCGCGGTACAGGCATCGTGCGATTGACGACGACAGATGTCGACAAATTTGGCAGTGACAGACCCCCGAAAGTCACGCCAAAGAGCAAGCTTGAGCAAGCCGTCTTCTTTGGCAACAAACAAGATACCCCTCTGATTTTCGATGTTAGGAAGGGTGTTCAGTTCTCAGACATGCAGATGGCAGAAGCCGCCCTGCAGCTGAGCCAAGAAATCATGAGCTCTTCCACGCCGCACATCTCATCACTGCCCGCATCTTTGGAAGACAACCTCAGCACCCGCTGTCTCGCTCTTGAGCGGTTGATGCAGCACCTCAAAACCACAAAGGTCAACCTGGACCGTCGTACTCGGTGGCTTTTGCTTTCTCACGCTGAGAAGATGATCGTCTCCACAGCTCTTTGGAAGCGCCATGAAGCCTTTACGAACGAACGACCTGCCAACGACAAGAAGGATCTGATTGCGGAGATCGTCGAGTTCATCCACCAAGACGAGAAGACCAACCCTAACCGCAGCGCAGGAGAGGTCGACCGTGTTAGGCACTGGTTCGTTCACGACGTTGACAAGCTCGAGATCTTCATTGCCTGGGCATACGAAGTGATCAAGTACATGTATAAGGACCACATCATGGACGATGTACACATTACCCGCCTCATGCACGAGGCTCAACAGGTGAACTTGGTAGCTCTCATGACTGCTCTGGAATACCGGCAAAAGAAGCTGGCATTTTACGGTCttgaggacgaggaaatgGATTTCGGCATCGTGCGCGAGAACCATGAAGGTCTCCCCGAACCCTGGACCGGATGTCACTACATCGGTAACAACTTGAAGCGTCTCCTTGAGCTTTGTCATACGTGGCTTGAGCAATACTATCCCCCGAAAGAGAAGACCAAGGACAAGTCCAAGCAGCCGGACCCTGTGCTCCTCGAGAAGATCAACTCGGAGATCGCTAACCTTACGGATTTGTACCTCGTGTCACTTCTCGAGGCATCTCGCTGGAACGCCGCGCAGCAGGATGCGAAAGCTCAGAAGTGGTCGGATCATCTCGCCAAGCTTTATGATGCGGACCGTAACGACAAGGTGCTTGCACTTCTTCGCCTTGGCAAGTGGGATGAGAGCATCAGCATTGCTGAGAAGCATCGATGCTGGAAAGCCCTGGCTCTGGCCATGATTGAGCAGATCAACAGCCTTAGGAGCGAAGCGACCGTATCAAGATCACAGGCCGAGTCTCGTGAACTCGCCAAAAAAGCCGAGGCAAAGGAGGAGCGGATTGGCGAATACTTCGACAAGTATGGCGAAGCATTTGCCTTCCCCACGTACGACATTTTGCTCGATAACGCTGGCGTTCAGGCCCTTCTGGACTTCCAGTACGACAACCACGGCTTCAGGACGACTTTCCTTCGTCAAAGGCCTGAGCTTGCCAAGATCTCCTGGATCAACGATATTCAAGCCGAAGATGACATTGCCAGTGCAGCCGAGACGCTTCTTGATCTTGGTTTCACCCGCGAGCAGCAAGTTTGGAACAAAAAGATCGAGCTCAGTCTCGGAAAGCTGGCGCTGATGGCCGAATCACAAAAGCCTCCCGTATCCGATCTATTTGGATTCAAGCACGCCAAGGTTGAGACCGACACATCCCCCGAGGATAAATTCGAGGCCATTGACAGTCAGCTGTGTCTCATCCGGATTCAAGACGAGCTCTATGCGCAGGTCTTCCCTTCTGTTCAAACGGCTGTGGACGCAAGCGCCGAGCTACAACTGGCTATGGAGAATCACTGTCTGCACCTCccgaagaagcagaaggcACTTATCCAGCTCTTCGAGAACAGCATGAGACAGCTCCTTAGGCACGAAGCTCTCGATGTCATGTCTCTCATCGACCTGCTCACGCTCATCAGTCTTTCGCCCGAGACTGCTGCTGACATCGCTGACCCATTCTACCTCGCACTACTGGCAGCCTCGCACGCTCTTCAGGGTGAGGAGTTGAAGATGGCCAAGCGCCTCATCTGGAGACGTTGCTTCATCCGCGATGACTGGACCAAGATCAACGATACCCAGTTGAAGGACGACTCCGTCGTTGAGGAGAAGTTAGCCCGCACCACGCTGTTCAGTGCCTTCGTTTCGTGCTACCAGTACCGTAAGTTCTGCCAGACCCCGAGCAGCTATAGTTGTTCATCCACTCACTCCGCAGCAGAGACGCTTGAAGACCCCTTCCAGCCAACCCGGCCATCTGACGCACTGGGCGCTTACGTTGAGGGCCTTGACAGCCGCTTCGCCTCCATGGAGAAGTCCTACAGGGACAAGCTCCTGGATGCGATGAGATGGGAGGACTCGGTCTTGATCAAATACATCGACAAGGCGCGCCTCGAGGAGTGGACTCGCACAACGGCCGAAACGGCTGAGGCCACGGTCGCGCAGTCAGTGGACGAGGCGACGAGGGTGGCCACAGAGGAAGCGTCGGATGAGCACACGAACGGAAAGACAAACGGCGTGAACTAG
- a CDS encoding Casein kinase i: MASSSSNVVGVHYRVGKKIGEGSFGVIFEGTNLLNNQQIAIKFEPRKSDAPQLRDEYRTYKILVGCPGIPNVYYFGQEGLHNILVIDLLGPSLEDLFDHCGRRFTIKTVVMVAKQMLSRVQTIHEKNLIYRDIKPDNFLIGRPGTKAANVIHVVDFGMAKQYRDPKTKQHIPYRERKSLSGTARYMSINTHLGREQSRRDDLEALGHVFMYFLRGGLPWQGLKAATNKQKYEKIGEKKQTTPIKDLCEGFPDEFNKYLTYVRNLGFEDTPDYDYLRELFTQALKNTGEVEDGEYDWMKISKDSGKGWDAMKGHNPGYLHNPNARPGPSQMELHSGHRGGAANPNNPQNLTVGRLNAAQPPPPSPIKQMAKSRGQPNAPGALNAQRGSGVGGLRDMATPTGSTQAQFQNSNRNLPQNVPQQTPMNQQQAPPNGRPAEPQPTGFQKFMKVLCCG; encoded by the exons ATggcttcctcgtcgagcaacgtcgtcggcgtgcaTTACCGCGTGGGAAAGAAGATTGGAGAGGGTTCTTTCGGCGTCATCTTCGAGGGCACCAACCTCCTGAACAACCAGCAGATCGCCATCAAATTC GAGCCGCGCAAGAGCGACGCCCCCCAACTGCGAGATGAGTACCGCACGTACAAGATTCTCGTCGGATGCC CCGGCATCCCCAACGTTTATTACTTCGGTCAAGAGGGTCTGCACAACATACTCGTAATTGACCTCCTCGGTCCCTCGCTCGAGGACCTCTTCGACCATTGCGGTAGAAGGTTCACGATCAAGACCGTTGTCATGGTCGCCAAACAGATG TTGTCTCGTGTGCAAACCATCCACGAGAAGAACCTCATCTACCGTGATATCAAGCCCGATAACTTCCTTATCGGTAGACCAGGCACCAAGGCGGCTAACGTCATCCACGTCGTCGACTTCGGCATGGCTAAGCAGTACCGCGATCCCAAGACGAAGCAACACATTCCTTATCGAGAGCGAAAGTCGCTGTCTGGAACCGCTCGTTACATGAGCATCAATACCCATCTCGGCCGCGAACAATCCCGACGCGACGAtctcgaggccctcggccaTGTCTTCATGTACTTCCTGAGAGGCGGTCTTCCCTGGCAAGGATTGAAGGCTGCCACCAACAAGCAGAAGTACGAGAAGATCGGTGAGAAGAAGCAGACCACCCCCATCAAGGATCTCTGCGAGGGCTTCCCCGACGAGTTCAACAAGTACCTGACGTATGTGCGGAACCTCGGCTTCGAGGACACCCCTGACTACGACTACCTGCGCGAGCTCTTCACTCAAGCCCTGAAGAACacgggcgaggtcgaagacggcgagtACGACTGGATGAAGATATCCAAAGACTCGGGCAAGGGATGGGATGCCATGAAGGGCCATAACCCCGGATATCTTCACAACCCAAATGCTCGACCCGGCCCGTCCCAGATGGAACTGCACAGCGGTCATCGGGGCGGTGCTGCAAACCCCAACAACCCACAGAACCTGACTGTCGGCCGTTTAAACGCCGCGCAACccccgcctccttctccgaTCAAGCAGATGGCGAAATCGAGAGGTCAACCAAACGCCCCCGGCGCCTTGAACGCGCAACGGGGCAGCGGAGTCGGGGGTCTTCGGGACATGGCCACCCCCACCGGCTCAACTCAGGCCCAGTTTCAGAACAGCAACCGCAATTTACCCCAGAACGTCCCCCAGCAGACGCCGATGAACCAGCAGCAGGCCCCTCCTAACGGTCGACCTGCCGAGCCTCAACCCACAGGCTTCCAAAAGTTTATGAAGGTGTTGTGCTGTG GTTAG
- a CDS encoding Zn 2cys6 transcription factor, whose amino-acid sequence MASSSDIAQFTSVFRAQSLSDQRHRVTKRNRQPVSCLACRARKLRCDRASPCGACAKRGDGDACKFGVAVSGSTGNGNEGDSGRGSHAAAAVSSSSGSQHGAHGESGEAVGEGLLQQRPELQQRLQKLEGMVQDLVRMGLSSSQARDRTAPGPTKPTTVPTPTNSEPGSSGHSPAPIPPDGQEAYYGATHWTALLQHIREIQTALEPDPTVLPEPPEGGACSIGPDFLFGAVVAVSLPEVLSSLPPRQDLDKLLSVYFHARFSAAPFIHVGRFQREYEAFWKKPEGASFLWISILFSIISNATIIVRGKGSAGTLGLNRRLKEPSAYTGRAVQCLIKGDYLAAGTYSVEATILVAYTRVMGSKDMDPTLSNMFGVATRLAQRRGYHLDPKHLSTPISPFEAEMRRRAWFYCETFDLLLSFQLGMPAIVHESDGDARGPENHPDEDFDEDTITMPPPRPPTEPTPMLYYCWKSKLCRILRKVIRHALSPAQPAYAETCALNDALHTWHDELPATMRVRPIRATGFTEQNYTVMQRLMLELMYSKALCVLHRAYLSRDKADPRFAVSREICRDAALRVLDLHAEFDREASPGGRLYEDRYMLSSLTLHDFMIAAMVVCLDLNESTDTSDEDYERKMSALRTASEIWSNRSSCSRDARHAATVLRAMVQRLTSQRMCKSGSRTGDLRTATADVGGNGCCDQDPTSFSQPLAASPGLGDAGGGGVGCGQLYGMGIDHGFDFDYMTLDNALNDPSNLDWTLLDQYCMPDRSDQPAMDVSL is encoded by the exons atggcatcgtcgtcggacATTGCCCAGTTCACGTCCGTCTTCCGTGCCCAGTCTCTGTCCGACCAGCGGCACAGGGTGACCAAGCGCAATCGGCAACCCGTCTCGTGCCTGGCCTGCCGCGCGCGAAAGCTACGGTGTGACCGCGCCTCGCCTTGTGGCGCTTGTGCCAAGCGCGGAGATGGGGATGCCTGCAAGTTCGGGGTCGCAGTGTCCGGGAGTACTGGAAACGGCAATGAGGGCGATAGCGGCCGCGGTAGTcacgctgctgctgcagtctcctcgagctcgggaTCTCAACATGGCGCTCACGGCGAAAGTGGAGAAGCAGTGGGAGAAGGTTTGCTACAGCAGCGGCCAGAATTGCAGCAGCGGCTACAGAAGCTAGAGGGCATGGTCCAGGACCTCGTGCGGATGGGCCTCTCTTCGTCCCAAGCACGGGATCGGACGGCGCCGGGCCCCACTAAACCCACCACagtgccgacgccgacaaaCTCGGAGCCCGGGAGCAGCGGCCACTCGCCGGCTCCGATCCCGCCAGACGGACAAGAGGCCTACTACGGCGCCACGCACTGGACCGCCCTTCTTCAACACATCCGCGAGATCCAAACGGCCCTCGAGCCGGATCCAACTGTCCTCCCGGAACCACCGGAAGGCGGTGCATGCTCCATCGGTCCGGATTtcctcttcggcgccgtcgtcgccgtctcgtTGCCGGAGGTCTTGTCCAGTCTACCCCCGCGACAGGACCTGGATAAGTTGCTGAGCGTGTACTTCCACGCCCGGTTCAGTGCCGCTCCCTTTATTCACGTCGGCCGCTTCCAGCGTGAGTACGAGGCGTTCTGGAAGAAACCCGAGGGTGCAAGCTTTCTCTGGATCAGCATCCtcttctccatcatctccaacGCCACAATCATCGTCCGCGGTAAGGGGAGTGCGGGAACGCTGGGCCTGAACCGCAGACTGAAGGAACCCTCGGCCTACACCGGCCGCGCGGTGCAGTGCCTCATCAAGGGGGATTACCTCGCCGCAGGGACCTACTCCGTCGAGGCGACCATCCTGGTCGCCTACACTAGGGTAATGGGGAGCAAAGACATGGACCCGACCCTGTCCAACATGTTTGGCGTCGCGACGAGGCTTGCGCAGCGGAGGGGCTACCATCTCGACCCGAAGCACCTGTCGACACCCATCTCTcccttcgaggccgagatgcgCCGCCGGGCCTGGTTCTACTGTGAGACTTTTGACTTGCTACTCTCTTTCCAGTTAGGCATGCCCGCCATCGTCCACGAGAGCGATGGCGACGCCCGCGGGCCCGAGAACCACCCCGACGAGGACTTTGACGAGGACACCATCACAATGCCCccaccgcggccgccgacggagccGACCCCGATGCTGTACTACTGCTGGAAATCCAAGCTCTGCCGCATCTTGAGGAAGGTGATCCGCCACGCGCTAAGCCCGGCGCAGCCGGCCTACGCCGAGACTTGCGCGCTTAACGACGCCCTGCACACGTGGCACGACGAgctgccggcgacgatgcgcGTGCGGCCGATACGCGCGACGGGGTTCACGGAGCAGAACTACACCGTCATGCAACGGCTGATGCTCGAGCTCATGTACAGCAAGGCCTTGTGCGTGCTGCACCGGGCGTATCTCAGCAGAGACAAGGCGGACCCGCGGTTTGCGGTGTCAAGGGAGATCTGCCGGGACGCAGCGCTGAGGGTGCTCGACCTGCACGCCGAGTTCGATCGGGAGGCGAGCCCGGGTGGGAGGCTGTACGAGGATCGGTACATGTTGAGTAGCCTGACGTTGCATGACTTTATGATTGCTGCTATGGTGGTTTGCTTGGATTTGAACGAGAGCACGGATACAAG TGACGAGGACTACGAGAGGAAGATGTCGGCCCTCAGAACGGCGAGCGAAATCTGGTCGAACCGGTCGAGCTGCTCCCGGGACGCCAGGCACGCGGCAACGGTCCTGCGGGCGATGGTCCAGCGGCTGACGAGTCAGAGGATGTGTAAATCTGGCTCAAGGACCGGAGACCTGAGGACTGCAACGGCGGACGTCGGCGGAAATGGCTGCTGCGACCAAGACCCGACGTCGTTCAGCCAGCCTTTGGCTGCGAGCCCCGGATTAGGGgacgccggtggcggcggcgtcggatGCGGTCAGCTCTACGGGATGGGGATCGATCACGGGTTTGATTTCGATTACATGACGCTGGATAACGCGCTGAACGACCCTTCGAATCTTGACTGG ACTTTGTTGGACCAGTACTGTATGCCGGACCGGAGCGATCAGCCGGCGATGGACGTTTCCTTGTAA
- a CDS encoding Bacterial transferase hexapeptide, whose protein sequence is MSAFTALNGGSPKTSEPPNPPADASRAAPSDGRPNGQPIPPELKSTTTVTEPSIATESSIATEPSTSQRESWAGPSQDRSPYQSANYPDVDGSHKRKRSDSVELRREAPPPKEKSPGAASHSHPPESRDLYETPSRERDPRSYAEREDLREHGDSWYSREGRERDERAYYDQPSATSTQGQSEEQIGEALRRANQMDGHDYDNTSPDGDDRSMAYGSYTPGGSRDPTLQSDKKRKRNFSNRTKTGCLTCRRRKKKCDEQKPECSNCLRGGFVCAGYPPQRNTAWQKPDSKGAAIPLESKDPSYVPPGAYGMPQQAPYGSQPAIGQRREPLPHYRGQPLRIDPPQGRPLLTDDDRPTASTIPSASVTSPENKLSAIPYTPANAFPTPVSAQGPPHAPFSERKEYQRVPPLHDISRTGPEPETPHPGHTLPQINILHPTRSNSPIPQQQQPPPPPPQPPATTNVQVAAQLALSHAQFSPSRTRTQKEDMLNGKLYYPFDKELVLERERCSAACWRFNNSTNPNNGVSPTERARLFREILQPRDPIQISPTVASPVANLGRVGEHVVVEAPFTCDYGYNISIGQNVLIGRSCTIIDTCEVKIGDNCHIGPNVSIYTATLPTDPKKRMGSKGPQFGMPITIGEDCFIGGGVIILPGVTIGRGSTVGAGSVVTKDVPPFTIAVGNAARIIRGISS, encoded by the exons ATGTCAGCTTTCACTGCCCTCAATGGGGGCTCACCAAAAACCTCGGAACCACCCAACCCGCCGGCCGATGCCAGCAGAGCTGCTCCGTCAGACGGGCGCCCCAACGGACAACCCATCCCACCCGAGCTCAAGTCAACAACCACCGTCACGGAACCCTCCATCGCCACGGAATCCTCCATTGCCACGGAACCCTCCACAAGCCAAAGGGAAAGCTGGGCTGGCCCGAGCCAGGACAGATCGCCGTATCAGTCCGCCAACTACCCCGATGTTGATGGCTCACACAAGAGAAAACGATCCGACTCTGTGGAGCTGCGAAGAGAAGCTCCCCCGCCCAAGGAAAAGTCTCCCGGCGCTGCATCTCACTCTCATCCTCCAGAGTCACGTGATCTTTATGAGACACCCTCGCGCGAGCGCGACCCCCGTTCCTACGCTGAACGCGAAGACTTGCGCGAACATGGCGATTCGTGGTATTCACgcgaaggaagagaaagggaTGAGCGGGCCTACTACGACCAGCCTTCCGCCACGTCCACCCAAGGTCAATCGGAGGAGCAGATTGGTGAGGCGCTAAGGCGTGCCAACCAGATGGATGGACATGACTACGACAACACCAGCcctgacggcgacgacagaTCCATGGCATATGGCTCCTACACGCCTGGTGGATCTCGTGACCCCACACTCCAGTCCGACAAGAAGAGAAAGCGCAACTTCAGCAACCGGACCAAGACGGGTTGCCTCACGTGCcgcaggaggaagaagaaatgCGATGAGCAGAAACCCGAAT GTAGCAACTGTCTCCGTGGAGGTTTTGTTTGCGCAGGATACCCTCCGCAGCGCAACACGGCCTGGCAAAAGCCAGACAGTAAGGGTGCGGCCATTCCCTTGGAGTCCAAGGATCCCAGCTATGTCCCGCCCGGCGCATACGGCATGCCGCAGCAAGCTCCGTACGGCAGCCAGCCTGCCATCGGACAGAGACGGGAGCCGTTGCCCCATTACCGCGGACAGCCACTGCGGATAGACCCCCCCCAAGGGCGGCCGCTGCTGACTGATGACGACCGGCCGACGGCTTCGACTATCCCCAGCGCATCCGTAACGAGCCCCGAGAACAAGCTTTCTGCCATTCCCTACACCCCTGCCAACGCCTTTCCCACGCCTGTCAGCGCTCAAGGGCCTCCACATGCTCCCTTTTCGGAGAGAAAGGAGTATCAGCGCGTCCCTCCGTTGCACGACATCAGCAGGACTGGTCCAGAGCCCGAAACGCCTCACCCCGGCCACACGCTGCCCCAGATCAATATTCTTCACCCAACGAGATCGAACAGCCCCATCccgcagcaacagcagccgccgccgccgccgccgcagccccCGGCAACTACCAACGTGCAGGTCGCGGCGCAGTTGGCACTATCACACGCCCAGTTCTCCCCCAGCAGGACCAGGACTCAAAAGGAGGACATGCTCAACGGGAAGCTCTACTACCCATTCGACAAGGAGCTCGTATTGGAGCGCGAACGCTGCAGCGCAGCTTGCTGGCGATTCAACAACTCGACGAACCCGAACAACGGCGTCTCTCCAACGGAGCGCGCACGCCTTTTCCGCGAGATTCTGCAGCCTCGCGACCCGATACAGATTTCGCCAACCGTCGCCTCACCTGTGGCGAACCTGGGGAGAGTGGGTGAGCATGTGGTCGTGGAGGCGCCCTTCACTTGCGACTATGGCTACAACATTTCCATCGGGCAAAACGTTCTCATTGGCCGGAGCTGTACTATTATTGATACGTGCGAGGTCAAGATTGGCGACAATTGCCACATCGGTCCGAATGTAAGCATCTACACTGCGACACTACCCACCGATCCCAAGAAGCGCATGGGCAGCAAGGGGCCACAGTTTGGCATGCCCATTACCATCGGGGAGGACTGCTTTATCGGTGGGGGGGTTATCATCCTACCAGGCGTCACGATCGGGCGGGGAAGCACCGTCGGGGCTGGCTCAGTTGTCACAAAG GATGTCCCTCCATTCACCATTGCCGTTGGTAATGCTGCCAGGATCATCCGTGGCATTTCCTCCTAG